One region of Lagopus muta isolate bLagMut1 chromosome 13, bLagMut1 primary, whole genome shotgun sequence genomic DNA includes:
- the LPAR4 gene encoding lysophosphatidic acid receptor 4: MGNHSNNHTCLTDDSFKYNLYGAVYSVVFILGLITNCASLFVFCCRMKMRSETAIFMTNLAVSDLLFVFTLPFKIFYNFNRHWPFGDSLCKISGTAFLTNIYGSMLFLTCISVDRFLAIVYPFRSRTIRTRRNSAIVCAGVWILVLSGGISASLFSTTNVSNTSTTCFEGFSKRIWKTYLSKITIFIEVVGFIIPLLLNLTCSSLVLRTLRKPATLSQIGTNKEKVLKMIIVHVAIFVVCFVPYNSILFLYALVRSQAIANCSLERFARTMYPITLCIATMNCCFDPFIYYFTSESFQKSFNIKTQIKMDSLFKTETPLTKTALPAQQDEISDQAITNGGDPTSESHF; encoded by the coding sequence ATGGGAAACCACAGCAACAACCATACCTGTTTGACAGATGATTCCTTTAAGTACAACTTGTATGGAGCCGTGTACAGCGTGGTCTTCATCCTCGGTCTGATCACTAACTGCGCTtccctctttgttttctgctgccgGATGAAGATGCGGAGCGAAACGGCCATCTTCATGACAAACCTGGCGGTTTCAGATCTGCTGTTTGTGTTCactttgccttttaaaatcttttataaCTTCAACAGGCATTGGCCTTTTGGAGATAGCCTGTGCAAGATATCTGGGACGGCGTTTCTCACCAACATCTATGGGAGCATGCTGTTCCTCACCTGCATCAGCGTTGACCGCTTCCTTGCAATCGTCTATCCGTTCCGATCCCGTACCATTAGGACCAGAAGAAATTCAGCCATAGTCTGTGCTGGTGTTTGGATACTGGTCCTCAGCGGTGGAATCTCAGCCTCGTTGTTCTCCACAACCAATGTTTCCAACACCAGCACCACCTGTTTCGAAGGCTTTTCCAAACGTATCTGGAAAACCTATTTGTCTAAGATCACTATATTTATTGAGGTGGTGGGGTTCATCATTCCTTTGCTACTCAACCTCACGTGCTCTTCCTTAGTTCTCAGGACTCTCCGGAAACCTGCCACCTTGTCTCAGATCGGGacaaacaaagagaaagtaTTGAAGATGATCATTGTGCACGTGGCCATTTTTGTCGTGTGCTTCGTGCCTTATAACTCCATACTCTTCCTGTACGCTCTCGTGCGGTCCCAGGCGATAGCAAACTGCTCCTTGGAGAGGTTTGCACGGACCATGTACCCAATCACATTGTGCATTGCAACCATGAACTGCTGCTTTGACCCGTTCATCTATTACTTCACATCAGAATCCTTCCAGAAGTCTTTCAACATAAAGACCCAGATAAAAATGGACTCCCTTTTCAAGACTGAGACCCCTCTAACAAAGACTGCTCTACCAGCACAGCAGGATGAAATAAGTGACCAGGCCATTACAAATGGGGGAGATCCAACCTCTGAATCTCACTTCTAG